The following are encoded in a window of bacterium genomic DNA:
- the serS gene encoding serine--tRNA ligase, with translation MLDIKFIRDNKGLIAAGALKKHIDFDVEALLAADDKRRELLKDVEEKRSQQNAFNSKITGAKDPEERQKYIDAMKILKAALEGEEKKLKDVMKDWQHLMLSVPNIPDISVPEGESDKDNREVRTWGEKPKFSFTPKSHIELMEALDLVDTKKGSEIAGFRGYYLKGDGALLSFALWQFTLELLTGKGFRPMIVPSLLRKEAFLGTGYLPQGEEDLYKTQDETYLAGTGEVAAMGYFMDTVFDKKDLPIKIAAFSPCFRREAGAHGKDTAGIYRLHEFFKLEQVILCEANHETSVIFHEEILANAESLMQSLGLPYRVVANCGGDLGLGQVKKYDIESWRPSLSLYGETHSASYFHDFQSRRLNIKYKDADGKTNFVHSLNNTAVATPRILISLLENNQQEDGTVSIPEPLRKYMGGREYIGK, from the coding sequence ATGCTTGATATAAAATTCATTCGCGACAACAAAGGCCTGATTGCCGCAGGCGCGCTCAAAAAACACATCGATTTTGATGTGGAAGCCCTTCTTGCGGCCGATGACAAGCGCCGGGAGCTTTTAAAAGATGTCGAGGAGAAACGAAGCCAGCAAAATGCTTTTAATTCAAAAATAACGGGAGCGAAAGACCCGGAAGAACGCCAAAAATATATAGACGCGATGAAAATTCTCAAAGCGGCGCTTGAAGGGGAAGAGAAAAAACTCAAGGATGTGATGAAAGACTGGCAGCACCTGATGCTCTCCGTTCCGAATATTCCCGATATTTCCGTTCCCGAGGGCGAAAGCGACAAGGACAACAGGGAAGTGAGAACGTGGGGGGAAAAACCGAAATTTTCTTTCACGCCGAAAAGCCACATTGAACTTATGGAAGCGCTTGATTTGGTTGATACGAAAAAAGGTTCCGAAATCGCTGGCTTCCGCGGATATTATTTGAAAGGGGACGGAGCGCTTCTTTCCTTCGCGCTCTGGCAATTCACGCTTGAACTTCTGACCGGCAAAGGATTTCGTCCGATGATCGTGCCGTCGCTTCTGCGCAAGGAAGCCTTTCTCGGAACGGGATATTTGCCGCAAGGGGAAGAAGACTTATACAAAACCCAGGACGAAACATATCTTGCCGGCACTGGAGAAGTTGCTGCCATGGGTTACTTCATGGATACGGTGTTTGATAAAAAAGATTTACCCATAAAAATCGCTGCATTTTCTCCGTGTTTCCGAAGGGAAGCGGGCGCGCACGGAAAAGATACCGCCGGAATCTATCGCTTGCACGAATTTTTCAAACTTGAACAAGTCATACTGTGCGAAGCGAACCACGAAACATCGGTTATATTTCACGAAGAAATTTTGGCGAACGCGGAATCTCTTATGCAGTCTCTCGGTCTTCCGTATCGTGTTGTCGCAAACTGTGGAGGCGACTTGGGACTGGGACAAGTAAAAAAATACGATATAGAAAGTTGGAGGCCGTCTCTTTCTTTGTACGGCGAAACTCATTCGGCCTCATATTTTCATGATTTCCAATCCCGCCGTCTCAACATCAAATACAAAGACGCCGACGGGAAAACAAATTTTGTTCACTCGCTTAACAATACCGCGGTGGCCACACCACGCATTCTCATCAGCTTGTTGGAAAACAATCAACAGGAAGACGGAACCGTCAGCATCCCCGAACCGTTGAGAAAGTATATGGGTGGCCGGGAGTACATCGGAAAATAA